In a genomic window of Roseiflexus castenholzii DSM 13941:
- a CDS encoding MFS transporter, producing MSSPYAIPPSRRRLRMPHALRALRHRNYRLLFFGQLIAHIGFWMQATAQGWLVLRLTDAPFWLGATAAAQSLPVLILSAPAGALADRIPKRTLLLMTQGTAMAMALLLALLIFSDVVQVWHVLIAALMVGIASAFENPARQAFTIELVGREDLMNAIALDSTIMNGARIIGPAAAGALVAVTGEGPAFLFNGLSVLAVIGGLLMMRLRPFVAPLRQSHWQQMREGFAYIRRDARVRLLLLQIAAHCVFGLAYFPLMPYFARNVLGADAQGFGVLAATNAAGALAAALMITLVGDRLPRVGVRSVALLSYMLLLGAFTLTRSFVLAMALLAAIGWTGIMVLTLTNTLLQMAVPDDMRGRVMGVYMLVVMGVSQVSGLFLSSVADVLGDVPLVVGCWALVGWCIQVYLFTLWRRAPDNAAQVASLPRV from the coding sequence GTGTCGTCCCCATATGCCATTCCGCCATCGCGTCGCCGTCTTCGTATGCCGCATGCGCTGCGCGCCTTGCGCCATCGCAACTACCGGCTATTGTTCTTCGGGCAACTCATCGCGCATATCGGGTTTTGGATGCAGGCGACCGCGCAAGGCTGGCTGGTATTGCGCCTGACGGACGCGCCATTCTGGCTTGGCGCCACCGCCGCTGCGCAGTCGTTGCCGGTACTGATCCTGTCTGCGCCTGCCGGCGCTCTGGCGGATCGCATCCCAAAACGCACCCTGCTGTTGATGACCCAGGGAACGGCAATGGCGATGGCGCTGTTGCTGGCGTTGCTGATCTTCAGTGATGTCGTGCAGGTCTGGCATGTCCTCATCGCTGCCCTGATGGTCGGCATTGCGTCTGCGTTCGAGAACCCGGCGCGCCAGGCGTTTACCATCGAACTCGTTGGGCGAGAGGACCTGATGAATGCCATTGCGCTCGACTCGACCATCATGAACGGCGCGCGCATTATTGGACCGGCGGCTGCCGGAGCGCTGGTCGCCGTCACCGGCGAAGGTCCGGCGTTTCTGTTCAATGGGCTGAGCGTTCTGGCAGTCATCGGCGGGCTGCTCATGATGCGACTGCGCCCCTTCGTCGCGCCGCTGCGCCAGAGCCACTGGCAGCAAATGCGCGAAGGGTTTGCCTATATACGCCGCGATGCGCGGGTGCGACTGCTGCTGCTTCAGATCGCCGCCCACTGCGTCTTTGGACTGGCATACTTCCCACTCATGCCCTATTTTGCGCGCAATGTGCTCGGCGCCGATGCGCAGGGCTTCGGCGTGCTGGCGGCAACCAACGCCGCCGGGGCGCTGGCTGCCGCACTGATGATCACCCTCGTCGGCGATCGTCTGCCGCGGGTTGGCGTGCGTTCAGTTGCCTTGCTCAGTTATATGCTGTTGCTTGGTGCGTTTACCCTGACGCGATCGTTTGTACTGGCGATGGCGCTGCTGGCGGCGATTGGATGGACGGGGATTATGGTGCTGACGTTGACGAATACCCTGCTGCAAATGGCCGTGCCGGACGACATGCGTGGACGGGTGATGGGTGTCTATATGCTCGTCGTGATGGGGGTCAGCCAGGTGAGCGGGCTGTTCCTCAGCAGCGTCGCCGATGTTCTCGGCGATGTGCCATTGGTCGTCGGATGTTGGGCGCTGGTCGGCTGGTGCATTCAGGTCTATCTCTTCACGCTGTGGCGACGCGCGCCGGATAATGCTGCGCAGGTCGCGTCGTTGCCGCGCGTGTGA
- the cbiQ gene encoding cobalt ECF transporter T component CbiQ, producing the protein MTHTHLSDRYQDGTSIVHRLDPRVKVIVTLLFIMSNVLLPDGAWTAFALSLGLVTLVCTLAGFGALFALKRSFVALPFVLVAITVLFTTPGRTVAGWQIGDSALIVTDAGATRFFSILARSWISVQMAIALTAVTNIPDLLHALRHLRVPALLVGVMGFMLRYLDVLTDEALRLMRARDARSVGSGGSLVWRAQVAGYMVGQLFLRTYERSERVYQAMLARGFDGRFLTTNPHQMREHDWWALAVAVVALALVHAAGYALRMS; encoded by the coding sequence ATGACACACACCCACCTGTCCGATCGCTATCAGGACGGCACGAGCATCGTTCATCGGCTCGATCCACGAGTCAAGGTGATCGTGACCCTTCTGTTCATCATGTCGAACGTGTTGTTGCCCGATGGTGCATGGACGGCATTCGCGTTATCGCTGGGGTTGGTAACGCTGGTCTGCACGCTGGCAGGATTCGGCGCGCTCTTCGCGCTGAAACGGTCGTTTGTGGCGTTGCCGTTCGTGCTTGTTGCCATCACCGTCCTGTTTACCACACCAGGGCGAACGGTCGCTGGCTGGCAGATCGGCGACAGCGCACTTATCGTAACCGATGCAGGGGCGACGCGCTTTTTCAGCATTCTGGCGCGCAGCTGGATTTCGGTGCAGATGGCGATTGCGCTGACGGCGGTCACAAACATCCCCGACCTGCTTCACGCCCTGCGGCATTTGCGCGTTCCTGCGCTCCTGGTTGGCGTCATGGGGTTTATGCTGCGCTACCTGGACGTTCTGACTGACGAGGCGCTACGGTTGATGCGCGCGCGCGATGCGCGCAGCGTGGGAAGCGGCGGTTCGCTTGTCTGGCGCGCGCAGGTGGCAGGGTATATGGTCGGTCAACTCTTTCTGCGCACATATGAACGCAGTGAACGGGTGTATCAGGCAATGCTGGCGCGCGGTTTCGACGGACGCTTCCTGACGACCAATCCACACCAGATGCGCGAACATGACTGGTGGGCGCTGGCAGTCGCGGTCGTGGCGCTGGCGCTGGTGCATGCGGCGGGATATGCGCTGCGGATGTCATGA
- a CDS encoding energy-coupling factor ABC transporter permease — protein sequence MGATTGHIPGAQWSLFGAELHIPDGFLNLPISIVCWIGAIALIAFATQRAQRTLDERQMPLMGIMAAFIFAAQMINFPVAGGTSGHLLGGVLAAVTLGPWAGILVMTAVIAVQALLFQDGGLLVMGANILNMGLITALIGYGLYRSVIHQRPAIRLAVIGVAAWLSVMGAALATSLQLWLSGTVPLEVVIPAMMSVHALIGIGEALITVVAVSFILRTRPERMATDAQRSGADRGWIIGGALAALIVVVLSPLASANPDGLERVAEDMGFIDLGQSAPYEIIPDYTVPFLGETPLSTIVAGIIGALVVTVVVVLIAQAVRSRQAGIRS from the coding sequence ATGGGCGCAACCACCGGTCACATTCCTGGCGCACAATGGTCGCTCTTCGGAGCGGAACTGCACATTCCGGACGGTTTCCTCAACCTGCCGATCTCGATTGTCTGCTGGATCGGCGCGATTGCGCTCATTGCATTTGCCACCCAACGCGCGCAACGCACGCTCGATGAGCGCCAGATGCCGCTGATGGGCATCATGGCAGCGTTCATTTTTGCGGCGCAGATGATCAACTTCCCGGTCGCCGGCGGAACGTCGGGGCACCTGCTCGGCGGTGTGCTGGCAGCGGTCACGCTCGGTCCGTGGGCGGGGATTCTGGTGATGACCGCCGTAATCGCCGTGCAGGCGCTGCTCTTCCAGGATGGTGGGCTGCTGGTAATGGGGGCGAACATTTTGAACATGGGGTTAATCACGGCGTTGATCGGCTATGGACTGTATCGCAGCGTTATTCATCAGCGTCCGGCGATTCGCCTGGCAGTCATTGGCGTGGCAGCCTGGCTTTCGGTGATGGGCGCTGCGCTGGCGACATCGCTGCAACTCTGGTTGAGCGGCACAGTTCCGCTCGAGGTGGTAATCCCGGCGATGATGAGCGTGCATGCACTGATCGGCATCGGCGAGGCGCTGATCACGGTCGTGGCAGTGTCATTCATTCTCCGCACACGCCCGGAACGTATGGCAACCGATGCGCAGCGCAGCGGCGCTGACCGCGGCTGGATCATTGGCGGCGCACTTGCCGCGCTCATCGTGGTCGTGTTGTCGCCGCTCGCCTCCGCCAACCCGGACGGTCTCGAGCGCGTGGCGGAGGATATGGGCTTTATCGATCTGGGGCAAAGCGCACCGTATGAGATTATTCCCGACTATACCGTACCCTTCCTTGGCGAAACGCCGCTCTCGACAATTGTAGCAGGCATTATCGGGGCGCTGGTCGTCACTGTGGTCGTCGTCCTTATCGCACAGGCAGTGCGAAGCCGGCAGGCAGGGATCAGGAGTTAG
- a CDS encoding cytochrome P450, which yields MTESIAAELATPTFLADPYPVYRRLIAQTPVFWLPHSNAPGGMWCVARYDHVTFILHQAPIFKDTSRIAPPDRLTPLDRAMLQRDPPDHTRLRRLASHAFTPRRIQSLEPHIEQMSLELLTRIRERSTADFIADYARPLPIMVIAELLGVPFEDHDRFSAWSDQIMTGSDSVLGGEEAARASQEAMASLVAYFTSLIERRRRQPRDDLISALIAARDAEDRLSEDELLGMCVLLLIAGHETTVNLIGNGLLTLLRHPDQLALLRRHSEYLTPAIEEMLRFESPVQRSTPRFAAESFEIEGQRIEAGQQISLMFGAANRDPAYFPDPDRFDVTRHPNPHVGFGSGIHYCLGAPLARIEARVAFSHILEHLPTIRLATDQPEWKPVTWLRGLRRLPVRCD from the coding sequence ATGACCGAATCCATTGCTGCGGAACTGGCAACCCCAACATTTCTTGCCGATCCCTATCCTGTTTACCGGCGCCTGATCGCGCAAACGCCGGTGTTCTGGCTGCCGCATAGCAATGCGCCAGGCGGGATGTGGTGCGTTGCGCGCTATGACCACGTTACTTTCATTCTGCACCAGGCGCCGATCTTCAAGGATACAAGCCGCATCGCTCCGCCCGACCGTCTCACTCCGCTCGACCGGGCAATGTTGCAGCGCGACCCGCCCGACCATACACGCCTGCGGCGACTGGCGAGCCATGCGTTTACGCCGCGTCGCATCCAGAGTCTCGAACCGCACATCGAGCAGATGAGCCTGGAACTGCTCACGCGCATCCGCGAACGCAGCACGGCGGATTTTATTGCAGACTATGCCCGTCCCCTGCCGATTATGGTTATTGCTGAACTGCTCGGAGTGCCGTTCGAGGATCACGACCGGTTCAGCGCCTGGTCGGATCAGATCATGACCGGAAGCGACTCGGTGCTTGGCGGCGAGGAAGCGGCACGCGCGTCACAGGAGGCGATGGCGTCGCTGGTCGCTTATTTCACGTCGCTCATCGAGCGGCGTCGCCGGCAACCGCGCGATGACCTGATCAGCGCACTGATCGCCGCGCGCGACGCCGAAGATCGCCTGAGCGAGGATGAACTGCTGGGGATGTGCGTCCTGCTCCTGATTGCCGGTCACGAAACGACAGTGAACCTGATCGGCAACGGATTGTTAACGCTGCTGCGCCACCCGGATCAACTGGCGTTGCTGCGACGCCATTCAGAATACCTGACCCCCGCAATTGAAGAGATGTTGCGTTTTGAAAGTCCGGTGCAGCGCTCGACTCCACGTTTTGCCGCCGAGTCATTCGAGATCGAGGGGCAGCGGATCGAAGCGGGGCAGCAGATCAGTCTGATGTTCGGCGCCGCTAACCGTGACCCGGCGTACTTTCCCGATCCAGACCGCTTCGATGTGACGCGCCATCCCAATCCGCATGTGGGGTTTGGGTCAGGTATTCACTACTGCCTGGGCGCACCGCTGGCGCGCATCGAGGCGCGAGTAGCGTTCAGCCACATTCTGGAGCATCTGCCGACCATCCGCCTGGCGACCGATCAACCGGAGTGGAAACCTGTCACCTGGCTGCGGGGGCTGAGGCGTCTGCCGGTCAGATGTGATTAG
- a CDS encoding metal-dependent transcriptional regulator, producing MPLRIVQLTGIDGTDSNGTEDIERDCLDVVTVLSERREPVMAAQVVHWLRARALPPSVTLALRRLEQKRLIWCDDTHVLHLTDEGAAAGAQILRRRRLLERFLYDTLKVPWHEVYREAKHLEPLLSPLMEARIEALTADATTCPYGNPVPGRSDVHPDEQLLVTTPLNSWFIISRIDEEAGEDSCALQFLWTRGLRPGTPLIRRPDTHDGLVVQRADRRIVLSRRIARFLWGRSKL from the coding sequence ATGCCATTACGGATCGTGCAACTGACCGGTATCGACGGAACCGACAGCAACGGTACGGAAGACATTGAACGCGATTGTCTCGATGTTGTGACGGTATTAAGCGAACGGCGCGAGCCGGTTATGGCTGCGCAGGTCGTTCACTGGCTGCGAGCGCGCGCCCTGCCGCCGTCAGTGACGCTTGCGTTGCGACGCCTGGAACAGAAGCGCCTGATCTGGTGCGACGATACCCATGTTCTTCATCTGACCGACGAAGGCGCAGCGGCTGGCGCGCAGATCCTTCGCCGTCGTCGCCTCCTCGAACGTTTCCTCTATGATACGCTCAAAGTGCCATGGCACGAAGTGTACCGCGAGGCAAAACATCTCGAACCGCTCCTCTCGCCGCTCATGGAAGCGCGAATCGAGGCGCTGACCGCCGATGCAACAACCTGTCCGTATGGAAATCCTGTCCCTGGACGCAGCGACGTGCATCCCGATGAACAACTGCTCGTCACGACTCCGCTCAATTCCTGGTTCATTATCTCGCGGATCGACGAGGAAGCCGGCGAAGACAGTTGTGCGCTCCAGTTTCTCTGGACGCGCGGGTTGCGACCCGGAACGCCGCTGATCCGTCGTCCCGATACGCACGATGGATTGGTTGTGCAACGGGCTGACCGGCGGATCGTGCTCTCGCGCCGGATCGCGCGCTTCCTCTGGGGACGGAGCAAACTCTAA
- a CDS encoding threonine ammonia-lyase, translating into MTDIISFNDVLSARDRLHGIAHTTPVATSRTLDARTRRALFLKCENLQRGGAFKFRGAYNLISRLTDDARRRGVVAYSSGNHAQGVALAARLLETPAIICMPSDAPAVKVEATRGYGAEIVFYDRMRDDRAALAQRIATEHGATLVPPYDHPHIMAGQGTAALELLEQVDGIDTLVVPVGGGGLISGCAIAAHGVNPAIQVIGVEPEDADDTRRSLEAGTRITIPPPTTIADGLRVTTPGALTFPIVQRHVAQIVTVSDDEIREAIRFVMLRMKLVVEPSGAAGIAAALAGRLPDSAQRVGIIVCGGNIDPPLLASLWEER; encoded by the coding sequence ATGACCGACATCATTTCGTTCAACGACGTGCTCTCTGCTCGCGACCGTCTGCACGGCATTGCGCATACGACGCCGGTGGCGACTTCGCGCACGCTCGATGCGCGGACCAGACGCGCTTTGTTTCTCAAGTGCGAGAATCTGCAACGCGGCGGCGCGTTTAAGTTTCGTGGCGCCTACAACCTGATCAGCCGCCTGACGGACGACGCGCGACGGCGCGGCGTCGTCGCCTATTCGTCAGGAAACCATGCGCAGGGGGTCGCGCTCGCTGCACGCCTGCTCGAAACGCCTGCCATTATTTGCATGCCATCCGATGCGCCGGCAGTCAAGGTTGAAGCCACGCGCGGCTATGGCGCGGAGATCGTGTTCTACGACCGTATGCGCGACGACCGCGCGGCGCTGGCGCAGCGCATCGCAACCGAACACGGCGCGACCCTCGTGCCGCCCTACGATCACCCGCATATCATGGCAGGGCAGGGAACAGCAGCGCTCGAACTGCTCGAACAGGTCGATGGCATTGACACGCTGGTTGTACCGGTTGGCGGCGGCGGGCTGATCTCCGGGTGCGCCATCGCCGCTCACGGCGTGAACCCTGCCATCCAGGTCATTGGCGTCGAACCTGAAGATGCCGACGATACGCGCCGTTCCCTGGAGGCCGGCACACGCATCACTATCCCGCCGCCAACAACGATTGCCGACGGTCTGCGCGTCACGACTCCTGGTGCGCTGACGTTCCCTATCGTGCAACGCCATGTGGCGCAGATTGTCACGGTGAGCGACGATGAGATCCGTGAAGCGATACGCTTTGTGATGCTGCGCATGAAACTGGTCGTCGAGCCGAGCGGCGCAGCCGGGATTGCCGCCGCGCTTGCCGGTCGTCTACCGGATTCAGCGCAGCGTGTCGGGATCATCGTGTGCGGCGGCAATATCGACCCGCCGTTGCTGGCGTCGTTGTGGGAAGAGCGTTGA